The genomic window CAGATGTCCTGCGGTGAACTCATTCGTTCCTCCGATCTGATTAGGGCGACCTAAAGAGTGTCGATGTTTCGGGCGGCCAAAAACCCCGGTCCGATCGGGCGGTGTGTCCGATCCCGGTGTGTTCGATCTCGGGTCGATTCTGCCCGCAGGCCTCCGTTATGACGAGCTTTCGGCGGGTCCCGGCTACGAGTCGACCCGTTTCTCGATTCGATCCTCGTGTTCTCGGATCAGTTCCTCACCGGCTCGCGTCGTGAAGTATCCCCTGTCGGTCTGTTGGAGGTACCCCCTCCGCGTCAACTGTCGGAGGGCGGGATCGACTCCGGCCTCGGCCGTCGGGTCGTCGTGCAGATCCACCATCCGTTCTTTGATCTCGACTCCCGTGTTCCCTTCTCCCCGATCGATGCCGTACAGCAGCGTGAGTTGGAAGTCGTTCAGTCGGTCCGTCGAACCGTTCGACCCGGTCGCCCCCGTCGGTCCGCGCGACTCGACGGGTTCGCGCGACTGGGCGGGTTCGCGTGACTGGGCCAAACCCTCCGGATCGACGGACCCGCGTGAGTCCGTCGACCGGCGGCTCCGGGGTTCGGTATCGGGGTCCAGGTCCGCTTCAGGATCGCCCTGGATGAACCTCCCGAGGGCGAGCACCGACAGTGAAGCCGTCGCGACGAGCGCGGTCGCCGCGGGTACCACGAGTACTGTCCCGAACCCGACGTACTCGAGGAGAAGGTTCCCCCCGCCGACGGCCCCGAGCGCCAGAAGGCCCGCGACCCAGACGTTCGCGCCAAACCCGACGGTGACCACCAGACTGCTAACACGGTCGAGCAGATCGCCACTCGGCACGGGCTCGGGGCTCGGAAGCAGGTCGGCGAGCCCGAGCGCGGCCACCTCGGAGGGCCGGCCGTCGAGTGTGTTCTCGAGGAACGTCCGCCGCTGTCGGACCCGGTGCTCGACGCGGGCTCGCTCGAACGCCAGTCGATCGGCCACCCGCCTGCTCCAGAGCGCGGCCGCAAGCGCGATCGCGAGGAGCCCGGACGCGGGGCCGACAACGCCTTGGATCGTTGCTCCGACGGCTGCGACACCGAGAATCGCCGGCGCGAGGAGACCGCCGCCGTTGGACGCCGTCGCGATGGCGTCGTCGCTGGCACCGGTTCGGCGGGCGTACCACAACGCGGCCATCCCGGCCGCTCCGACGCCGATCGCGTCCTGGAGTCCGTCGCCGATCGGAACCAGTGTCGTCGCCAGCCCGACGCCGAGAAGTACGACCGAGGCGAGCAGCACGCCCGCAGTGATGCGGGCGGCGTCCCCCACGAGCGCCCCCGGGGCCGCGCGAACGGTCTCGCCGAACGACCGGCCGGAGTCGTACTCGAAGACCCCCGTATCGACCGCGTGTTCGATCTGTGCGTGAATGTTCTCCGCCGGCTTGGGGGCGTCGTCGTACCGGAGGGTTCCGTCGACGATGGCGGCCTCGTACTCGCCACCGGCGTGCCGGTAGGTGATCGTCACCGCCGGGATCTCCTCCCGCTCGATGACGCGGCGGTACACTCCCCCTTCGTTCTCGGGGTCCTCTCGCTCCCGGTCGACGACCGTGCCGTCCTGACTGGAGATCCAGTCGCGGGGAACGCGTTCGGTGTCGAGTTCGACGGTCGTGTCCACGTCGAACACGAGTTCGCCGCTCACCGCGTGAACCACCTCGCCCACGCCGTCGCACTGCCCACACGTTACCGTTCCGTGCTCGTCGCAGTCGGTACAGCGGACGACGCCGGACTCGTCACAGTTGTCGCAGGGTTCGGTTCCCGACCCGTTACACGCGTCACACGAGAGCGTAGTCGTCCCGCCGCACGTGTCGCAGGGCTCGGTTCCGGTCCCGTCGCAACTGCTACAGCCGAGCGACTTCCGGCCGCCACACGTCGAACAGTCGATCCACGTGTCGTCGACGCCGTCGCCGTCACAGCGCGGGCAGTCGACGGTCGACTCGCCCCCACAGGTGTCGCACTCGCCGCCTTCGCCGTCGCAGTCCTCGCAGTTGATCCAGCCGTCGCCCGCACAGCGTGGACACTGCCCGGTTTCGGTGTGCCCGCCCGTTCCTCCGCACTCCGGGCAGTCCTCGGACGCGCTTCCGCCACACGACGAACAGGGCTGGGTGCCGTCCTCGCATGCGTCGCACTCGGTGACCGGGTCCCCGTCACAGGCCGAGCACGTCGTCTTCCCGTCACCGTGGCAGGTACGACAGTCCGCCTCCTTGTCGCCCCCGCATCTGGAACAGGTCGTGCGTTCGGTGCCGTCACAGCCGGGACAGGTCTGGACCGGTTGGCCCGTCTCGACGTACGGGACGCGCTTCGTCTCCAGGCCATCCGGCGCGGCGTCGTATCGGTCAGCGTACGCGACTCGGTCGTCGCACTGTCGCTCGTACGTCCCGGGGAGGATCCAGCTCCGCTTCGCGCTCCCGTCGGTGGCCGTGAGAATTCGCTCCGATCGACGCTGCGCACGTTCCCGGTGTGTCTCGACCACCGTCGCGTCCGCGACACTGTCGTCGACGCTGGCTTTGGCGGCCAACTGCTCAAGCACGTCGTCGGCGTCCGGCTGAGAGTCGGCTCCCCAGTCGTCGCTGTCGGGGTCGCTACTCATCCGAGATCACCCGACTCGGTCCGTGTCTGTACCAATACATGTTGGCTGCCCGCGAATTCTTCGGGAGGGTAATAAAGCTACCACACGGCGTCCAAACCGTACGGAACCGATCGACAACGGGAAGCCGATATGGACACCGTCGACGGCCTACAACCGCTCGTCGATGTGGTCGGCCGCCTTCAGCGACAGCGCCGCGATCGTGAGCGTCGGGTTCATCGCGCCGCCGGTGACGAACACCGAACTCCCGGCGAGCGTGAGGTTCGCGAGGTCGTGCGTCCGCAACTGGGGGTCCACGACGCTCTCGGCGGGGTCGGTGCCCATCCGGGTCGTCCCCATGTGGTGATACGCGGGGCCGGTGTTGTCGGGGCCGACCGTCCAGCCGATGTCGACGCCCAACTCTTTCAGCACCTCTCGTTGGATCTCGTTGGCGCGCTCGATGGTCCGGCGCGTCGTCGCGTCGAGGCTCCACACCACGTCGGGGACGGGGTTCCCGTGGTCGTCCGTCCGCGAGGGGTCCAGCCGGATCCGGTTCTCCCTCCGGGGCAATTGCTCGACGAGTGCGCCCATCGCGACGTGCTGGCCGTATCCCTCGCGGATCTCCTCCAGCAGATCGTCGCCGAAGCTGTCCGCGCCGAGGGCGATGTCCGCCGGCGACGGACCGGCGTAGTTGAGGAACTCCAGCTTGATCGCTGTGCGGGAGCCGTCCGGTCGGTCGTAGAACTGGTGGCTCTCGGTGGTGTTGAAGCCGACGTGCTTCTGGCGGGTCGGCTCGTCGAGCGTGCCGCCCATCCCCGCGAACAGGTGGTCCATGAAGTACCGCCCCACGAGTCCCGAGGAGTTCGCGAGCCCGTCCGGGAACGACTCGCTCCGGGAGAGCAGGAGGAGCCGCGGCGTCTCCACCCCGCCGGCGGCGACGACGAACTCGCGAGCCTCCTGACGGTACTCCTCGCCGTCAGGCGTCGCGTACACCGCTGCGGTCACGCGTTCTCCGCGGTCGTCGTGTTCGAGCCGCTGGACGGGAACCCGGTCGAGCACGCGCGCGTCGTTCGCCTCGGCGACATCGATGTGGCGCGTCGCGTCGTACTTCGCGCCAGACGGGCAGACGGGTCTGCAGGTGCCATAGCCGACGCACGCGCTCGCCTCGTCGGTCGGCTCGGAGTTCCTGGCGTTCGGCACCGAGTGGGTCGCGAGGCCGACCTGCTCACACGCCTCCGCGAACAGCGAGTCCGAGTATGACGGCGGGAACGCCGGCAGCGGGTGCGGCTCCTCCCGCGGCGGCGCGAAGGGGTTGTCCGAGGCGCCCGACACGGACAGTTCCTCCTCGGCGTCGGCGTAGTACGGGCGGAGGTCGTCGTACTCGATCGGCCAGTCGGCGCCCATCCCGGTCGCCGACGCGAGCTCGAAGTCCTGCTCGTGCATCCGCATCACCATCCCCTGCCAGTGGAGCGTGCTCCCGCCGATCCCCTTCACGCGGGCGGCGTTGAGCGGGTAGTACCGATCGCCGGTGCTGCTGTAGGCGTCGCGCTCGGGGTCGGTGTCCCAGACCGGGGCGTCAACGCCCGGCCGGAGGTGCCGTTCCATCCGCTCGGTGCGGTCCTCGGGATCGAACCGAGGACCGGCGTCCAGCACGACCACGTCGTGGCCGGCCGCCGACAGCTCCGCGGCGACGAGTCCGCCCGCCGGTCCCGCGCCGACGACGCACACGTCGACCCGCGGCGACGGCGTCCGGTCGATGTCGGCGACGCCGGAGCCGTCCACGCGCTCGGTGCCGTCGGTTTCGGTCGAGGTCATCGATCCGGCCCCTCCTGATACGACCGGGTGCCGCCGGGATGCCCCGGGGGGTTCTCCAGTCCCGCCAGCGACGCGCCGGTCGGCGAGGCGTACAGCGCGTACAGCAGTTCGTTCACGAGGTAGTGGCGGACCCGCTGGGGGTCGGTGCCGTCGGGGTCCGGGTCGACCACGTCGACGCTCATCACGTCCAGCGCCTCGGCTCGTTCCTCGTCCCCGAGGTCGGCGTACCGGACCCCATACAGGTTCTCCGTGTAGTCGTCGAGCGTCTCCACCGCCTCGGCGACCCCGCGGGCGTACGCGCCGTCGCCGTCGACGCGGCCCCCGGTGTAGGTGCGGACGAACTCGTCCACCCCGTCGACGGCGGAGGGATACACCGCGTGCGCGACCGCGATCAGCGTCGACAGTTCGTGGTCGCCGACTGCGTCGCCGCCCGCTCCCCCGTTCTCGTCGTCGGTGGCGTCGTCGTTGTCGGTGGTGGTGCCGTCGCCGGGGCCGTCGCTCGCAACCGGCGCGCCACAGCCGGCCAGCGATCCGACGCCCGCTGCCGACAGCGCGAGCATCGCGTCGCGACGGGAGAGCTGCATTCGCGAACCGATTAGGCCAACCTAAACAAGAGGGTTGCGCTCTCGATCCGGGCGACGCTCGGCGCCCGCTCGTCTTCGAATCGGGGACGGCCGCGGGTGATCTGACACGAATGGCGGACTTACTGCGGCAGGGACCA from Halobaculum magnesiiphilum includes these protein-coding regions:
- a CDS encoding GMC family oxidoreductase, which produces MTSTETDGTERVDGSGVADIDRTPSPRVDVCVVGAGPAGGLVAAELSAAGHDVVVLDAGPRFDPEDRTERMERHLRPGVDAPVWDTDPERDAYSSTGDRYYPLNAARVKGIGGSTLHWQGMVMRMHEQDFELASATGMGADWPIEYDDLRPYYADAEEELSVSGASDNPFAPPREEPHPLPAFPPSYSDSLFAEACEQVGLATHSVPNARNSEPTDEASACVGYGTCRPVCPSGAKYDATRHIDVAEANDARVLDRVPVQRLEHDDRGERVTAAVYATPDGEEYRQEAREFVVAAGGVETPRLLLLSRSESFPDGLANSSGLVGRYFMDHLFAGMGGTLDEPTRQKHVGFNTTESHQFYDRPDGSRTAIKLEFLNYAGPSPADIALGADSFGDDLLEEIREGYGQHVAMGALVEQLPRRENRIRLDPSRTDDHGNPVPDVVWSLDATTRRTIERANEIQREVLKELGVDIGWTVGPDNTGPAYHHMGTTRMGTDPAESVVDPQLRTHDLANLTLAGSSVFVTGGAMNPTLTIAALSLKAADHIDERL
- a CDS encoding gluconate 2-dehydrogenase subunit 3 family protein, yielding MQLSRRDAMLALSAAGVGSLAGCGAPVASDGPGDGTTTDNDDATDDENGGAGGDAVGDHELSTLIAVAHAVYPSAVDGVDEFVRTYTGGRVDGDGAYARGVAEAVETLDDYTENLYGVRYADLGDEERAEALDVMSVDVVDPDPDGTDPQRVRHYLVNELLYALYASPTGASLAGLENPPGHPGGTRSYQEGPDR